One Benincasa hispida cultivar B227 chromosome 5, ASM972705v1, whole genome shotgun sequence genomic window carries:
- the LOC120077113 gene encoding putative DUF21 domain-containing protein At1g03270 isoform X5, translated as MLLLHSLTLPTATFFSSSHYQVPLVEADDIPFPTAWWFLYAGLSCLLVLFAGIMSGLTLGLMSLNLVELEILQRTGSSTEKKQAAAIIPVLQKQHQLLVTLLLCNACAMEALPIYLDKIFHPFVAVLLSVTFVLVFGEIIPQAICSRYGLAVGANFIWLVRILMIICYPISYPVGKVLDAVLGHHDALFRRAQLKALVSIHGQEAGKGGELTHDETTIISGALDLTEKTAVAAMTPIESTFSLDVNSNLDWEAIGKILARGHSRVPVYSENPKNIIGLLLVKSLLTVRAETETPVSAVSIRRIPRVPSDMPLYDILNEFQKGSSHMAAVVKVKEKNKNSVLASDGEKYEGKFFTSGISPLATPLLTKHDNDLESNDVDIEKAPRNAGHRQTMQQNLTATNGVCNLYEDIEDAEIIGIITLEDVFEELLQEEIVDETDVYVDVHKRIRVAAAAAVAASSVARAPSARRLPLDREFKVGKSRSRKAAGDYRFNDI; from the exons ATGCTGCTCCTTCATTCCTTAACATTACCCACAGCTACCTTCTTCTCCAGCAGCCATTACCAGGTTCCCCTGGTGGAGGCCGATGATATCCCTTTTCCCACTGCATGGTGGTTCCTTTACGCCGGCCTCTCCTGTCTCCTCGTTTTGTTCGCCGGTATTATGTCTGGCCTCACTCTCGGCCTCATGTCCCTCAACCTTGTTGAGCTCGAAATCTTGCAACGTACAGGTTCTTCCACCGAGAAAAAGCAAGCTG CTGCTATTATTCCTGTGCTGCAGAAACAGCACCAATTGCTTGTTACTCTCCTGCTTTGTAATGCTTGTGCCATGGAg GCTCTTCCTATCTACCTTGATAAAATCTTTCACCCCTTCGTCGCGGTTTTGCTATCTGTGACGTTCGTTCTTGTCTTTGGCGAG atTATTCCGCAAGCAATATGCTCGAGATATGGACTTGCTGTTGGTGCAAATTTTATTTGGCTAGTGCGTATTTTGATGATCATCTGTTATCCAATTTCGTACCCGGTTGGAAAG GTCTTGGATGCAGTACTTGGTCACCATGATGCTCTGTTTAGGAGAGCTCAGTTGAAAGCCCTTGTTTCTATCCATGGACAAGAG gCTGGGAAGGGAGGTGAACTCACACACGATGAGACGACCATCATCAGTGGGGCATTGGACTTGACAGAAAAG ACTGCAGTGGCGGCTATGACACCTATAGAATCAACATTTTCTTTGGATGTGAATTCCAACTTGGACTG GGAAGCAATTGGAAAAATCCTTGCACGAGGTCATAGTCGTGTCCCAGTCTATTCTGAGAACCCAAAGAATATAATTGGTCTCCTATTG GTGAAAAGTCTACTGACAGTAAGAGCAGAAACGGAAACTCCAGTCAGTGCTGTTTCCATACGGAGAATTCCTAG GGTTCCTTCAGATATGCCATTATATGATATCCTAAATGAATTCCAAAAGGGAAGCAGTCATATGGCCGCTGTAGTCAAGGTCAAGGAGAAGAATAAGAATTCTGTGCTTGCCAGTGATGGAGAGAAATATGAGGGAAAATTTTTTACCTCTGGGATATCACCCCTTGCCACTCCCTTGCTCACAAAACATGACAATGATTTGGAAAGTAATGATGTTGATATAGAAAAAGCTCCAAGGAATGCTGGACACAGGCAAACCATGCAGCAGAATTTGACTGCAACAAATGGAGTGTGCAATTTGTATGAAGATATTGAAGATGCGGAAATTATTGGGATTATCACTTTAGAGGATGTTTTTGAGGAACTTCTGCAA GAGGAAATTGTAGATGAGACAGACGTATATGTGGATGTCCATAAAag AATACGTGTGGCTGCGGCTGCAGCTGTGGCTGCTTCATCTGTGGCACGAGCTCCATCAGCTCGTAGGTTGCCACTTGACAG GGAGTTCAAAGTAGGGAAGTCAAGATCCAGGAAAGCTGCGGGAGACTATAGATTCAATGATATTTAA
- the LOC120077113 gene encoding putative DUF21 domain-containing protein At1g03270 isoform X6, which produces MLLLHSLTLPTATFFSSSHYQVPLVEADDIPFPTAWWFLYAGLSCLLVLFAGIMSGLTLGLMSLNLVELEILQRTGSSTEKKQAAAIIPVLQKQHQLLVTLLLCNACAMEALPIYLDKIFHPFVAVLLSVTFVLVFGEIIPQAICSRYGLAVGANFIWLVRILMIICYPISYPVGKVLDAVLGHHDALFRRAQLKALVSIHGQEAGKGGELTHDETTIISGALDLTEKTAVAAMTPIESTFSLDVNSNLDWEAIGKILARGHSRVPVYSENPKNIIGLLLVSVKSLLTVRAETETPVSAVSIRRIPRVPSDMPLYDILNEFQKGSSHMAAVVKVKEKNKNSVLASDGEKYEGKFFTSGISPLATPLLTKHDNDLESNDVDIEKAPRNAGHRQTMQQNLTATNGVCNLYEDIEDAEIIGIITLEDVFEELLQEEIVDETDVYVDVHKRIRVAAAAAVAASSVARAPSARRLPLDRSKVHRSSK; this is translated from the exons ATGCTGCTCCTTCATTCCTTAACATTACCCACAGCTACCTTCTTCTCCAGCAGCCATTACCAGGTTCCCCTGGTGGAGGCCGATGATATCCCTTTTCCCACTGCATGGTGGTTCCTTTACGCCGGCCTCTCCTGTCTCCTCGTTTTGTTCGCCGGTATTATGTCTGGCCTCACTCTCGGCCTCATGTCCCTCAACCTTGTTGAGCTCGAAATCTTGCAACGTACAGGTTCTTCCACCGAGAAAAAGCAAGCTG CTGCTATTATTCCTGTGCTGCAGAAACAGCACCAATTGCTTGTTACTCTCCTGCTTTGTAATGCTTGTGCCATGGAg GCTCTTCCTATCTACCTTGATAAAATCTTTCACCCCTTCGTCGCGGTTTTGCTATCTGTGACGTTCGTTCTTGTCTTTGGCGAG atTATTCCGCAAGCAATATGCTCGAGATATGGACTTGCTGTTGGTGCAAATTTTATTTGGCTAGTGCGTATTTTGATGATCATCTGTTATCCAATTTCGTACCCGGTTGGAAAG GTCTTGGATGCAGTACTTGGTCACCATGATGCTCTGTTTAGGAGAGCTCAGTTGAAAGCCCTTGTTTCTATCCATGGACAAGAG gCTGGGAAGGGAGGTGAACTCACACACGATGAGACGACCATCATCAGTGGGGCATTGGACTTGACAGAAAAG ACTGCAGTGGCGGCTATGACACCTATAGAATCAACATTTTCTTTGGATGTGAATTCCAACTTGGACTG GGAAGCAATTGGAAAAATCCTTGCACGAGGTCATAGTCGTGTCCCAGTCTATTCTGAGAACCCAAAGAATATAATTGGTCTCCTATTGGTATCA GTGAAAAGTCTACTGACAGTAAGAGCAGAAACGGAAACTCCAGTCAGTGCTGTTTCCATACGGAGAATTCCTAG GGTTCCTTCAGATATGCCATTATATGATATCCTAAATGAATTCCAAAAGGGAAGCAGTCATATGGCCGCTGTAGTCAAGGTCAAGGAGAAGAATAAGAATTCTGTGCTTGCCAGTGATGGAGAGAAATATGAGGGAAAATTTTTTACCTCTGGGATATCACCCCTTGCCACTCCCTTGCTCACAAAACATGACAATGATTTGGAAAGTAATGATGTTGATATAGAAAAAGCTCCAAGGAATGCTGGACACAGGCAAACCATGCAGCAGAATTTGACTGCAACAAATGGAGTGTGCAATTTGTATGAAGATATTGAAGATGCGGAAATTATTGGGATTATCACTTTAGAGGATGTTTTTGAGGAACTTCTGCAA GAGGAAATTGTAGATGAGACAGACGTATATGTGGATGTCCATAAAag AATACGTGTGGCTGCGGCTGCAGCTGTGGCTGCTTCATCTGTGGCACGAGCTCCATCAGCTCGTAGGTTGCCACTTGACAGGTCAAAAGTCCACC GGAGTTCAAAGTAG
- the LOC120077113 gene encoding putative DUF21 domain-containing protein At1g03270 isoform X1, which produces MLLLHSLTLPTATFFSSSHYQVPLVEADDIPFPTAWWFLYAGLSCLLVLFAGIMSGLTLGLMSLNLVELEILQRTGSSTEKKQAAAIIPVLQKQHQLLVTLLLCNACAMEALPIYLDKIFHPFVAVLLSVTFVLVFGEIIPQAICSRYGLAVGANFIWLVRILMIICYPISYPVGKVLDAVLGHHDALFRRAQLKALVSIHGQEAGKGGELTHDETTIISGALDLTEKTAVAAMTPIESTFSLDVNSNLDWEAIGKILARGHSRVPVYSENPKNIIGLLLVSVKSLLTVRAETETPVSAVSIRRIPRVPSDMPLYDILNEFQKGSSHMAAVVKVKEKNKNSVLASDGEKYEGKFFTSGISPLATPLLTKHDNDLESNDVDIEKAPRNAGHRQTMQQNLTATNGVCNLYEDIEDAEIIGIITLEDVFEELLQVSTTSTIYSRNIYEEEIVDETDVYVDVHKRIRVAAAAAVAASSVARAPSARRLPLDREFKVGKSRSRKAAGDYRFNDI; this is translated from the exons ATGCTGCTCCTTCATTCCTTAACATTACCCACAGCTACCTTCTTCTCCAGCAGCCATTACCAGGTTCCCCTGGTGGAGGCCGATGATATCCCTTTTCCCACTGCATGGTGGTTCCTTTACGCCGGCCTCTCCTGTCTCCTCGTTTTGTTCGCCGGTATTATGTCTGGCCTCACTCTCGGCCTCATGTCCCTCAACCTTGTTGAGCTCGAAATCTTGCAACGTACAGGTTCTTCCACCGAGAAAAAGCAAGCTG CTGCTATTATTCCTGTGCTGCAGAAACAGCACCAATTGCTTGTTACTCTCCTGCTTTGTAATGCTTGTGCCATGGAg GCTCTTCCTATCTACCTTGATAAAATCTTTCACCCCTTCGTCGCGGTTTTGCTATCTGTGACGTTCGTTCTTGTCTTTGGCGAG atTATTCCGCAAGCAATATGCTCGAGATATGGACTTGCTGTTGGTGCAAATTTTATTTGGCTAGTGCGTATTTTGATGATCATCTGTTATCCAATTTCGTACCCGGTTGGAAAG GTCTTGGATGCAGTACTTGGTCACCATGATGCTCTGTTTAGGAGAGCTCAGTTGAAAGCCCTTGTTTCTATCCATGGACAAGAG gCTGGGAAGGGAGGTGAACTCACACACGATGAGACGACCATCATCAGTGGGGCATTGGACTTGACAGAAAAG ACTGCAGTGGCGGCTATGACACCTATAGAATCAACATTTTCTTTGGATGTGAATTCCAACTTGGACTG GGAAGCAATTGGAAAAATCCTTGCACGAGGTCATAGTCGTGTCCCAGTCTATTCTGAGAACCCAAAGAATATAATTGGTCTCCTATTGGTATCA GTGAAAAGTCTACTGACAGTAAGAGCAGAAACGGAAACTCCAGTCAGTGCTGTTTCCATACGGAGAATTCCTAG GGTTCCTTCAGATATGCCATTATATGATATCCTAAATGAATTCCAAAAGGGAAGCAGTCATATGGCCGCTGTAGTCAAGGTCAAGGAGAAGAATAAGAATTCTGTGCTTGCCAGTGATGGAGAGAAATATGAGGGAAAATTTTTTACCTCTGGGATATCACCCCTTGCCACTCCCTTGCTCACAAAACATGACAATGATTTGGAAAGTAATGATGTTGATATAGAAAAAGCTCCAAGGAATGCTGGACACAGGCAAACCATGCAGCAGAATTTGACTGCAACAAATGGAGTGTGCAATTTGTATGAAGATATTGAAGATGCGGAAATTATTGGGATTATCACTTTAGAGGATGTTTTTGAGGAACTTCTGCAAGTGAGCACAACCTCCACAATTTATAGTAGAAATATTTACGAG GAGGAAATTGTAGATGAGACAGACGTATATGTGGATGTCCATAAAag AATACGTGTGGCTGCGGCTGCAGCTGTGGCTGCTTCATCTGTGGCACGAGCTCCATCAGCTCGTAGGTTGCCACTTGACAG GGAGTTCAAAGTAGGGAAGTCAAGATCCAGGAAAGCTGCGGGAGACTATAGATTCAATGATATTTAA
- the LOC120077113 gene encoding putative DUF21 domain-containing protein At1g03270 isoform X2 — MLLLHSLTLPTATFFSSSHYQVPLVEADDIPFPTAWWFLYAGLSCLLVLFAGIMSGLTLGLMSLNLVELEILQRTGSSTEKKQAAAIIPVLQKQHQLLVTLLLCNACAMEALPIYLDKIFHPFVAVLLSVTFVLVFGEIIPQAICSRYGLAVGANFIWLVRILMIICYPISYPVGKVLDAVLGHHDALFRRAQLKALVSIHGQEAGKGGELTHDETTIISGALDLTEKTAVAAMTPIESTFSLDVNSNLDWEAIGKILARGHSRVPVYSENPKNIIGLLLVKSLLTVRAETETPVSAVSIRRIPRVPSDMPLYDILNEFQKGSSHMAAVVKVKEKNKNSVLASDGEKYEGKFFTSGISPLATPLLTKHDNDLESNDVDIEKAPRNAGHRQTMQQNLTATNGVCNLYEDIEDAEIIGIITLEDVFEELLQVSTTSTIYSRNIYEEEIVDETDVYVDVHKRIRVAAAAAVAASSVARAPSARRLPLDREFKVGKSRSRKAAGDYRFNDI, encoded by the exons ATGCTGCTCCTTCATTCCTTAACATTACCCACAGCTACCTTCTTCTCCAGCAGCCATTACCAGGTTCCCCTGGTGGAGGCCGATGATATCCCTTTTCCCACTGCATGGTGGTTCCTTTACGCCGGCCTCTCCTGTCTCCTCGTTTTGTTCGCCGGTATTATGTCTGGCCTCACTCTCGGCCTCATGTCCCTCAACCTTGTTGAGCTCGAAATCTTGCAACGTACAGGTTCTTCCACCGAGAAAAAGCAAGCTG CTGCTATTATTCCTGTGCTGCAGAAACAGCACCAATTGCTTGTTACTCTCCTGCTTTGTAATGCTTGTGCCATGGAg GCTCTTCCTATCTACCTTGATAAAATCTTTCACCCCTTCGTCGCGGTTTTGCTATCTGTGACGTTCGTTCTTGTCTTTGGCGAG atTATTCCGCAAGCAATATGCTCGAGATATGGACTTGCTGTTGGTGCAAATTTTATTTGGCTAGTGCGTATTTTGATGATCATCTGTTATCCAATTTCGTACCCGGTTGGAAAG GTCTTGGATGCAGTACTTGGTCACCATGATGCTCTGTTTAGGAGAGCTCAGTTGAAAGCCCTTGTTTCTATCCATGGACAAGAG gCTGGGAAGGGAGGTGAACTCACACACGATGAGACGACCATCATCAGTGGGGCATTGGACTTGACAGAAAAG ACTGCAGTGGCGGCTATGACACCTATAGAATCAACATTTTCTTTGGATGTGAATTCCAACTTGGACTG GGAAGCAATTGGAAAAATCCTTGCACGAGGTCATAGTCGTGTCCCAGTCTATTCTGAGAACCCAAAGAATATAATTGGTCTCCTATTG GTGAAAAGTCTACTGACAGTAAGAGCAGAAACGGAAACTCCAGTCAGTGCTGTTTCCATACGGAGAATTCCTAG GGTTCCTTCAGATATGCCATTATATGATATCCTAAATGAATTCCAAAAGGGAAGCAGTCATATGGCCGCTGTAGTCAAGGTCAAGGAGAAGAATAAGAATTCTGTGCTTGCCAGTGATGGAGAGAAATATGAGGGAAAATTTTTTACCTCTGGGATATCACCCCTTGCCACTCCCTTGCTCACAAAACATGACAATGATTTGGAAAGTAATGATGTTGATATAGAAAAAGCTCCAAGGAATGCTGGACACAGGCAAACCATGCAGCAGAATTTGACTGCAACAAATGGAGTGTGCAATTTGTATGAAGATATTGAAGATGCGGAAATTATTGGGATTATCACTTTAGAGGATGTTTTTGAGGAACTTCTGCAAGTGAGCACAACCTCCACAATTTATAGTAGAAATATTTACGAG GAGGAAATTGTAGATGAGACAGACGTATATGTGGATGTCCATAAAag AATACGTGTGGCTGCGGCTGCAGCTGTGGCTGCTTCATCTGTGGCACGAGCTCCATCAGCTCGTAGGTTGCCACTTGACAG GGAGTTCAAAGTAGGGAAGTCAAGATCCAGGAAAGCTGCGGGAGACTATAGATTCAATGATATTTAA
- the LOC120077113 gene encoding putative DUF21 domain-containing protein At1g03270 isoform X4, translating into MLLLHSLTLPTATFFSSSHYQVPLVEADDIPFPTAWWFLYAGLSCLLVLFAGIMSGLTLGLMSLNLVELEILQRTGSSTEKKQAAAIIPVLQKQHQLLVTLLLCNACAMEALPIYLDKIFHPFVAVLLSVTFVLVFGEIIPQAICSRYGLAVGANFIWLVRILMIICYPISYPVGKVLDAVLGHHDALFRRAQLKALVSIHGQEAGKGGELTHDETTIISGALDLTEKTAVAAMTPIESTFSLDVNSNLDWEAIGKILARGHSRVPVYSENPKNIIGLLLVSVKSLLTVRAETETPVSAVSIRRIPRVPSDMPLYDILNEFQKGSSHMAAVVKVKEKNKNSVLASDGEKYEGKFFTSGISPLATPLLTKHDNDLESNDVDIEKAPRNAGHRQTMQQNLTATNGVCNLYEDIEDAEIIGIITLEDVFEELLQEEIVDETDVYVDVHKRIRVAAAAAVAASSVARAPSARRLPLDREFKVGKSRSRKAAGDYRFNDI; encoded by the exons ATGCTGCTCCTTCATTCCTTAACATTACCCACAGCTACCTTCTTCTCCAGCAGCCATTACCAGGTTCCCCTGGTGGAGGCCGATGATATCCCTTTTCCCACTGCATGGTGGTTCCTTTACGCCGGCCTCTCCTGTCTCCTCGTTTTGTTCGCCGGTATTATGTCTGGCCTCACTCTCGGCCTCATGTCCCTCAACCTTGTTGAGCTCGAAATCTTGCAACGTACAGGTTCTTCCACCGAGAAAAAGCAAGCTG CTGCTATTATTCCTGTGCTGCAGAAACAGCACCAATTGCTTGTTACTCTCCTGCTTTGTAATGCTTGTGCCATGGAg GCTCTTCCTATCTACCTTGATAAAATCTTTCACCCCTTCGTCGCGGTTTTGCTATCTGTGACGTTCGTTCTTGTCTTTGGCGAG atTATTCCGCAAGCAATATGCTCGAGATATGGACTTGCTGTTGGTGCAAATTTTATTTGGCTAGTGCGTATTTTGATGATCATCTGTTATCCAATTTCGTACCCGGTTGGAAAG GTCTTGGATGCAGTACTTGGTCACCATGATGCTCTGTTTAGGAGAGCTCAGTTGAAAGCCCTTGTTTCTATCCATGGACAAGAG gCTGGGAAGGGAGGTGAACTCACACACGATGAGACGACCATCATCAGTGGGGCATTGGACTTGACAGAAAAG ACTGCAGTGGCGGCTATGACACCTATAGAATCAACATTTTCTTTGGATGTGAATTCCAACTTGGACTG GGAAGCAATTGGAAAAATCCTTGCACGAGGTCATAGTCGTGTCCCAGTCTATTCTGAGAACCCAAAGAATATAATTGGTCTCCTATTGGTATCA GTGAAAAGTCTACTGACAGTAAGAGCAGAAACGGAAACTCCAGTCAGTGCTGTTTCCATACGGAGAATTCCTAG GGTTCCTTCAGATATGCCATTATATGATATCCTAAATGAATTCCAAAAGGGAAGCAGTCATATGGCCGCTGTAGTCAAGGTCAAGGAGAAGAATAAGAATTCTGTGCTTGCCAGTGATGGAGAGAAATATGAGGGAAAATTTTTTACCTCTGGGATATCACCCCTTGCCACTCCCTTGCTCACAAAACATGACAATGATTTGGAAAGTAATGATGTTGATATAGAAAAAGCTCCAAGGAATGCTGGACACAGGCAAACCATGCAGCAGAATTTGACTGCAACAAATGGAGTGTGCAATTTGTATGAAGATATTGAAGATGCGGAAATTATTGGGATTATCACTTTAGAGGATGTTTTTGAGGAACTTCTGCAA GAGGAAATTGTAGATGAGACAGACGTATATGTGGATGTCCATAAAag AATACGTGTGGCTGCGGCTGCAGCTGTGGCTGCTTCATCTGTGGCACGAGCTCCATCAGCTCGTAGGTTGCCACTTGACAG GGAGTTCAAAGTAGGGAAGTCAAGATCCAGGAAAGCTGCGGGAGACTATAGATTCAATGATATTTAA
- the LOC120077113 gene encoding putative DUF21 domain-containing protein At1g03270 isoform X7, with protein MLLLHSLTLPTATFFSSSHYQVPLVEADDIPFPTAWWFLYAGLSCLLVLFAGIMSGLTLGLMSLNLVELEILQRTGSSTEKKQAAAIIPVLQKQHQLLVTLLLCNACAMEALPIYLDKIFHPFVAVLLSVTFVLVFGEIIPQAICSRYGLAVGANFIWLVRILMIICYPISYPVGKVLDAVLGHHDALFRRAQLKALVSIHGQEAGKGGELTHDETTIISGALDLTEKTAVAAMTPIESTFSLDVNSNLDWEAIGKILARGHSRVPVYSENPKNIIGLLLVKSLLTVRAETETPVSAVSIRRIPRVPSDMPLYDILNEFQKGSSHMAAVVKVKEKNKNSVLASDGEKYEGKFFTSGISPLATPLLTKHDNDLESNDVDIEKAPRNAGHRQTMQQNLTATNGVCNLYEDIEDAEIIGIITLEDVFEELLQEEIVDETDVYVDVHKRIRVAAAAAVAASSVARAPSARRLPLDRSKVHRSSK; from the exons ATGCTGCTCCTTCATTCCTTAACATTACCCACAGCTACCTTCTTCTCCAGCAGCCATTACCAGGTTCCCCTGGTGGAGGCCGATGATATCCCTTTTCCCACTGCATGGTGGTTCCTTTACGCCGGCCTCTCCTGTCTCCTCGTTTTGTTCGCCGGTATTATGTCTGGCCTCACTCTCGGCCTCATGTCCCTCAACCTTGTTGAGCTCGAAATCTTGCAACGTACAGGTTCTTCCACCGAGAAAAAGCAAGCTG CTGCTATTATTCCTGTGCTGCAGAAACAGCACCAATTGCTTGTTACTCTCCTGCTTTGTAATGCTTGTGCCATGGAg GCTCTTCCTATCTACCTTGATAAAATCTTTCACCCCTTCGTCGCGGTTTTGCTATCTGTGACGTTCGTTCTTGTCTTTGGCGAG atTATTCCGCAAGCAATATGCTCGAGATATGGACTTGCTGTTGGTGCAAATTTTATTTGGCTAGTGCGTATTTTGATGATCATCTGTTATCCAATTTCGTACCCGGTTGGAAAG GTCTTGGATGCAGTACTTGGTCACCATGATGCTCTGTTTAGGAGAGCTCAGTTGAAAGCCCTTGTTTCTATCCATGGACAAGAG gCTGGGAAGGGAGGTGAACTCACACACGATGAGACGACCATCATCAGTGGGGCATTGGACTTGACAGAAAAG ACTGCAGTGGCGGCTATGACACCTATAGAATCAACATTTTCTTTGGATGTGAATTCCAACTTGGACTG GGAAGCAATTGGAAAAATCCTTGCACGAGGTCATAGTCGTGTCCCAGTCTATTCTGAGAACCCAAAGAATATAATTGGTCTCCTATTG GTGAAAAGTCTACTGACAGTAAGAGCAGAAACGGAAACTCCAGTCAGTGCTGTTTCCATACGGAGAATTCCTAG GGTTCCTTCAGATATGCCATTATATGATATCCTAAATGAATTCCAAAAGGGAAGCAGTCATATGGCCGCTGTAGTCAAGGTCAAGGAGAAGAATAAGAATTCTGTGCTTGCCAGTGATGGAGAGAAATATGAGGGAAAATTTTTTACCTCTGGGATATCACCCCTTGCCACTCCCTTGCTCACAAAACATGACAATGATTTGGAAAGTAATGATGTTGATATAGAAAAAGCTCCAAGGAATGCTGGACACAGGCAAACCATGCAGCAGAATTTGACTGCAACAAATGGAGTGTGCAATTTGTATGAAGATATTGAAGATGCGGAAATTATTGGGATTATCACTTTAGAGGATGTTTTTGAGGAACTTCTGCAA GAGGAAATTGTAGATGAGACAGACGTATATGTGGATGTCCATAAAag AATACGTGTGGCTGCGGCTGCAGCTGTGGCTGCTTCATCTGTGGCACGAGCTCCATCAGCTCGTAGGTTGCCACTTGACAGGTCAAAAGTCCACC GGAGTTCAAAGTAG
- the LOC120077113 gene encoding putative DUF21 domain-containing protein At1g03270 isoform X3: MLLLHSLTLPTATFFSSSHYQVPLVEADDIPFPTAWWFLYAGLSCLLVLFAGIMSGLTLGLMSLNLVELEILQRTGSSTEKKQAAAIIPVLQKQHQLLVTLLLCNACAMEALPIYLDKIFHPFVAVLLSVTFVLVFGEIIPQAICSRYGLAVGANFIWLVRILMIICYPISYPVGKVLDAVLGHHDALFRRAQLKALVSIHGQEAGKGGELTHDETTIISGALDLTEKTAVAAMTPIESTFSLDVNSNLDWEAIGKILARGHSRVPVYSENPKNIIGLLLVSVKSLLTVRAETETPVSAVSIRRIPRVPSDMPLYDILNEFQKGSSHMAAVVKVKEKNKNSVLASDGEKYEGKFFTSGISPLATPLLTKHDNDLESNDVDIEKAPRNAGHRQTMQQNLTATNGVCNLYEDIEDAEIIGIITLEDVFEELLQVSTTSTIYSRNIYEEEIVDETDVYVDVHKRIRVAAAAAVAASSVARAPSARRLPLDRSKVHRSSK; encoded by the exons ATGCTGCTCCTTCATTCCTTAACATTACCCACAGCTACCTTCTTCTCCAGCAGCCATTACCAGGTTCCCCTGGTGGAGGCCGATGATATCCCTTTTCCCACTGCATGGTGGTTCCTTTACGCCGGCCTCTCCTGTCTCCTCGTTTTGTTCGCCGGTATTATGTCTGGCCTCACTCTCGGCCTCATGTCCCTCAACCTTGTTGAGCTCGAAATCTTGCAACGTACAGGTTCTTCCACCGAGAAAAAGCAAGCTG CTGCTATTATTCCTGTGCTGCAGAAACAGCACCAATTGCTTGTTACTCTCCTGCTTTGTAATGCTTGTGCCATGGAg GCTCTTCCTATCTACCTTGATAAAATCTTTCACCCCTTCGTCGCGGTTTTGCTATCTGTGACGTTCGTTCTTGTCTTTGGCGAG atTATTCCGCAAGCAATATGCTCGAGATATGGACTTGCTGTTGGTGCAAATTTTATTTGGCTAGTGCGTATTTTGATGATCATCTGTTATCCAATTTCGTACCCGGTTGGAAAG GTCTTGGATGCAGTACTTGGTCACCATGATGCTCTGTTTAGGAGAGCTCAGTTGAAAGCCCTTGTTTCTATCCATGGACAAGAG gCTGGGAAGGGAGGTGAACTCACACACGATGAGACGACCATCATCAGTGGGGCATTGGACTTGACAGAAAAG ACTGCAGTGGCGGCTATGACACCTATAGAATCAACATTTTCTTTGGATGTGAATTCCAACTTGGACTG GGAAGCAATTGGAAAAATCCTTGCACGAGGTCATAGTCGTGTCCCAGTCTATTCTGAGAACCCAAAGAATATAATTGGTCTCCTATTGGTATCA GTGAAAAGTCTACTGACAGTAAGAGCAGAAACGGAAACTCCAGTCAGTGCTGTTTCCATACGGAGAATTCCTAG GGTTCCTTCAGATATGCCATTATATGATATCCTAAATGAATTCCAAAAGGGAAGCAGTCATATGGCCGCTGTAGTCAAGGTCAAGGAGAAGAATAAGAATTCTGTGCTTGCCAGTGATGGAGAGAAATATGAGGGAAAATTTTTTACCTCTGGGATATCACCCCTTGCCACTCCCTTGCTCACAAAACATGACAATGATTTGGAAAGTAATGATGTTGATATAGAAAAAGCTCCAAGGAATGCTGGACACAGGCAAACCATGCAGCAGAATTTGACTGCAACAAATGGAGTGTGCAATTTGTATGAAGATATTGAAGATGCGGAAATTATTGGGATTATCACTTTAGAGGATGTTTTTGAGGAACTTCTGCAAGTGAGCACAACCTCCACAATTTATAGTAGAAATATTTACGAG GAGGAAATTGTAGATGAGACAGACGTATATGTGGATGTCCATAAAag AATACGTGTGGCTGCGGCTGCAGCTGTGGCTGCTTCATCTGTGGCACGAGCTCCATCAGCTCGTAGGTTGCCACTTGACAGGTCAAAAGTCCACC GGAGTTCAAAGTAG